In one window of Acidimicrobiales bacterium DNA:
- a CDS encoding uroporphyrinogen-III synthase — protein sequence MASNDVLNGFTIGITADRRSEDQAVLFRRLGANVIHGATMRTVPLADEPALRQVSLDLIAEPPVYLIANTGLGIRTWFAAAQKWGIEEQLLQSLASATILARGPKASGALTSAKLKVDWRSPTEQLSEVAAYLTERGVAGRRVAFQPHGDDRDPITATLEAAGAKVVIVPVYRWKLPTESEAGPARQLIELCCEGKVDAVTFTAGPQVRQMMELAEADGKGPDLLEAFNRRVPIAACIGPVCAGVAQEEGIEEPIYPESWRLGSLVKLVTATLTERAN from the coding sequence GTGGCGAGCAACGACGTCCTGAACGGGTTCACGATCGGCATCACCGCCGACCGCCGGTCCGAAGACCAGGCGGTCCTGTTCCGTCGCCTCGGCGCGAACGTCATCCACGGCGCGACGATGCGCACGGTTCCGCTCGCCGACGAGCCCGCTCTCCGCCAGGTCTCCCTCGATTTGATCGCCGAACCTCCCGTCTACCTCATCGCGAACACGGGGCTCGGAATCCGGACCTGGTTCGCCGCCGCGCAGAAGTGGGGCATCGAGGAGCAACTTCTGCAATCCCTGGCCAGTGCCACGATCCTGGCCAGGGGACCCAAGGCGTCCGGGGCCCTGACGTCAGCCAAGCTAAAGGTTGACTGGCGGTCGCCCACCGAACAGCTCTCCGAAGTCGCTGCGTACCTGACCGAACGGGGCGTTGCCGGACGGCGGGTGGCGTTTCAGCCGCACGGCGATGACCGGGACCCGATCACGGCGACGCTCGAAGCGGCGGGAGCCAAGGTGGTGATAGTCCCCGTGTACCGCTGGAAGCTCCCAACAGAATCAGAGGCTGGACCCGCCCGCCAGCTGATCGAGCTGTGCTGCGAAGGCAAGGTCGATGCCGTCACCTTCACAGCCGGACCGCAAGTGCGGCAGATGATGGAACTGGCCGAGGCAGACGGAAAGGGGCCAGACCTATTGGAGGCGTTCAACCGACGCGTTCCCATTGCGGCCTGCATCGGACCGGTCTGCGCCGGAGTCGCCCAGGAGGAAGGAATCGAGGAGCCCATATATCCCGAAAGCTGGCGACTCGGATCGTTGGTAAAGCTGGTGACGGCAACGCTCACCGAGCGGGCTAACTGA
- a CDS encoding Ig-like domain-containing protein, which produces MLKMGGLSRSRRLATRVLVAVGLIAGAGGGFAAMLPVTPASAAVGTTPSTVNITSSKSDPNNPPVYGDQITFTVSVTGSGATPTGTVTFSYTNGYNGSTVFQVTCGGAGSVNLNTGTASCIPDTALLAGPDTVSATYSGDPTYAGGNGSVAQQVNPQPTTIAITSSPASATNYGQAAAFTATITPQPPAAYQPSTNVLPLGGSANFNANGNHLADCVNVPVAHSSPYTSTCTTHDLPRATDSVTAFYNSDGNYASSLSPGVAQTVNKAGTTTSVSPPASTSNYTQQVTITATVTPTNAGVSGPTGTVGFAAGGSNLPDCSGANAPTLTGIGTPPAPPFTATCNTKDLPGTAGVAGETVTATYSGDGNYSTSSGSSNTNGYVVHPASTTVSTPTSNSNPGAVGQPVTYSAAVTPSAGTANPSGTMSFSDNGSAIPSCSGANARTVSTGPAGTTATCTVTYGSKGMHSITAIYNGDSNYAPSSPSGALSENVNTIPSTTTIAGNGPSPSTYGQSVSFTATVTPSSGSAPTGTVTFADGGTAICSNVPVSPSGKNATASCATNALGAGKHTITATYSGDGSYSQSTSAAGASQTVDQAPTTTSLTSTVSAAAAGQTFTATVTPNSPVPTSPTGSVAFADNQAPIAGCAAQPLGADGTATCSVGNLSVGNHSISATYSGDTNFVGSASAQNQLVQAHGYWIVGADGGVFNFGPGAGYFGSHGGSHLNSPVVGMAATPDGRGYWLVASDGGIFNYGDAGFFGSHGGSHLNSPVVGMAATPDGRGYWLVASDGGIFN; this is translated from the coding sequence ATGCTCAAGATGGGCGGTCTTTCTCGCTCGCGTCGCTTAGCGACTCGAGTTTTGGTAGCGGTCGGCCTCATTGCCGGTGCAGGAGGCGGGTTCGCGGCGATGCTGCCGGTTACGCCGGCGTCAGCAGCAGTCGGTACGACCCCGAGCACGGTCAATATCACTTCGAGCAAAAGTGACCCGAATAATCCGCCCGTCTACGGCGACCAGATCACCTTCACGGTGAGCGTGACTGGTTCCGGCGCCACCCCTACCGGGACCGTGACGTTCAGCTACACCAATGGGTACAACGGCAGCACGGTATTTCAGGTGACCTGCGGAGGCGCCGGCTCCGTCAATCTCAACACCGGAACAGCGTCATGCATCCCTGATACAGCGCTCCTAGCTGGGCCCGACACTGTATCTGCCACCTATTCTGGCGACCCAACTTACGCCGGGGGCAATGGCAGCGTCGCACAGCAGGTCAACCCACAGCCGACGACCATCGCCATTACTAGCTCACCGGCAAGCGCGACCAATTATGGGCAGGCGGCGGCTTTCACCGCGACCATCACCCCCCAGCCACCTGCCGCTTATCAACCGTCTACCAACGTGCTCCCGCTCGGCGGCTCGGCGAACTTCAACGCGAACGGAAATCATCTGGCGGACTGCGTAAATGTTCCGGTTGCTCACAGCAGCCCCTACACGTCGACCTGCACGACCCATGACCTGCCCAGGGCGACCGACTCGGTAACTGCCTTCTACAACAGTGACGGCAACTACGCCTCGTCACTGTCCCCTGGTGTTGCGCAGACGGTGAATAAGGCCGGCACAACCACGTCGGTCTCCCCGCCGGCCAGCACCTCCAACTACACCCAGCAGGTCACCATCACCGCGACGGTCACTCCGACCAACGCTGGAGTTTCCGGCCCAACCGGCACGGTGGGCTTTGCGGCAGGGGGCTCGAACCTGCCTGACTGCTCCGGGGCCAACGCCCCGACCTTGACCGGAATAGGAACCCCGCCTGCGCCGCCCTTCACGGCGACTTGCAACACCAAGGACCTTCCGGGTACCGCGGGCGTTGCCGGCGAGACGGTCACTGCCACTTACAGCGGAGACGGCAACTACTCCACCTCTTCGGGTTCGTCCAACACCAACGGATATGTGGTTCATCCCGCCTCGACAACCGTGTCCACTCCTACGTCCAACTCGAATCCCGGAGCAGTCGGCCAGCCCGTGACCTATTCGGCTGCCGTAACGCCTTCGGCTGGCACGGCCAACCCGTCTGGCACGATGAGCTTCTCGGACAACGGGTCTGCCATCCCGTCATGTTCGGGAGCAAACGCCCGCACGGTCTCCACGGGCCCAGCGGGAACGACCGCCACCTGTACCGTCACCTACGGATCCAAAGGCATGCACTCGATCACGGCCATTTACAACGGAGACAGCAACTACGCGCCGTCCTCGCCGTCGGGCGCCCTCTCGGAGAACGTGAACACCATTCCAAGCACCACGACGATCGCGGGTAACGGGCCGAGCCCCTCCACCTACGGGCAGTCGGTGAGCTTCACCGCCACAGTCACCCCGTCGAGCGGATCAGCGCCTACCGGGACGGTCACGTTCGCTGACGGCGGCACAGCGATTTGCTCGAACGTGCCGGTGTCTCCGAGCGGAAAGAACGCCACTGCGAGCTGCGCCACCAATGCCCTGGGGGCCGGCAAGCACACGATCACGGCCACTTATTCGGGGGACGGCAGCTACAGCCAGTCCACTTCAGCTGCCGGAGCGTCCCAGACTGTCGACCAGGCACCGACCACGACCAGCTTGACTTCGACGGTTTCGGCAGCGGCGGCGGGGCAGACCTTCACTGCCACGGTCACGCCGAACTCGCCGGTGCCGACAAGTCCGACAGGGAGCGTCGCCTTTGCCGACAACCAGGCGCCGATCGCCGGTTGTGCCGCACAACCTCTTGGGGCCGACGGCACCGCGACCTGCTCCGTCGGCAACTTGTCAGTCGGTAACCACTCGATCTCTGCGACCTACTCCGGTGACACCAACTTCGTGGGAAGCGCATCCGCACAGAACCAACTAGTTCAGGCTCACGGGTACTGGATCGTTGGGGCCGACGGCGGGGTGTTCAACTTCGGCCCTGGAGCGGGATACTTCGGATCGCACGGCGGGTCGCACCTCAACAGCCCGGTGGTGGGCATGGCTGCCACGCCCGACGGCCGTGGCTACTGGCTGGTGGCGTCCGATGGTGGGATCTTCAACTACGGAGATGCCGGGTTCTTCGGATCGCATGGTGGGTCGCACCTCAACAGCCCGGTGGTGGGCATGGCTGCCACGCCCGACGGCCGTGGCTACTGGCTGGTGGCGTCCGATGGTGGGATCTTCAACT
- a CDS encoding N-acetylmuramoyl-L-alanine amidase yields MFDRRSRSIASLAVISLCGTALFALSVDRSEHHSPATAPTWPTALAAYSGGSAPVAVVASRTWGGFWVASTTGTVTPEGDAQSFGDLSALQLAAPLVGMARTPSGAGYWLLGGDGGVFTFGDAGYFGSMGGTHLNGQALQIASTPSGKGYWFVARDGGVFTFGDAGFFGATGSMRLNQPVVGMAPTPDGGGYWLVARDGGVFTFGDAGFFGSTGSMRLNQPVVGMAPTPDGRGYWLVARDGGIFTFGDAAYFGSDGATSVPAPVIGMVAGPDNNGYWIALGNGQLSAFGNAPDMGTPPVAATGFSLVGQIVGLDPGHNGANGANPGIINQPVWNGRQYEPCDTAGTETGAGYTEASFNFDVAVRLSQVLRALGATVVLTRSDNNGVGPCVNQRAAIINAARADASLDIHADGGPVSGRGFTILEPVADGPNNAVTNASAHLAGEVRDLFEAVGNEPVSDYYGVGGLEPRNDLAALNLTTVPKAFIECANMSNPTDSANVASPNWRQGAAAALAEGLSRFLIGFA; encoded by the coding sequence ATGTTTGATCGACGGTCGAGGTCGATCGCGTCGTTGGCTGTCATCTCCCTATGTGGAACCGCATTGTTTGCTCTATCAGTCGATCGGAGCGAGCACCACAGCCCGGCGACGGCTCCGACCTGGCCTACCGCCCTCGCCGCTTATTCGGGCGGATCCGCACCTGTTGCGGTTGTCGCGTCGAGGACATGGGGTGGTTTCTGGGTGGCCAGCACCACGGGAACGGTCACCCCCGAGGGCGACGCCCAGTCCTTCGGAGACTTGTCCGCGTTGCAACTCGCGGCACCGTTGGTCGGGATGGCGCGGACCCCATCGGGCGCCGGCTACTGGCTGCTCGGTGGGGACGGGGGTGTGTTCACCTTCGGTGACGCGGGCTACTTCGGCTCGATGGGCGGCACACACCTGAACGGTCAGGCACTCCAAATCGCGAGCACGCCTTCGGGGAAGGGCTACTGGTTCGTAGCCCGTGACGGCGGCGTGTTCACGTTTGGCGACGCAGGGTTCTTCGGTGCGACCGGGTCGATGAGGTTGAACCAGCCGGTGGTCGGCATGGCTCCTACCCCGGACGGGGGTGGCTACTGGCTGGTCGCGCGCGATGGTGGCGTGTTCACGTTTGGCGACGCAGGGTTCTTCGGTTCGACCGGGTCGATGAGGTTGAACCAGCCGGTAGTCGGCATGGCTCCCACCCCGGACGGGCGTGGCTATTGGCTGGTCGCGCGCGATGGTGGCATCTTCACCTTCGGGGACGCCGCCTATTTCGGGTCGGACGGAGCGACGAGCGTACCGGCGCCAGTGATCGGAATGGTTGCCGGACCCGATAACAACGGCTACTGGATAGCTCTGGGCAATGGACAGCTCAGCGCTTTCGGTAACGCCCCCGACATGGGCACTCCGCCGGTTGCCGCGACCGGCTTCTCTCTGGTCGGCCAGATCGTAGGGTTGGACCCCGGTCACAACGGGGCGAACGGCGCCAACCCGGGGATCATCAATCAGCCGGTGTGGAACGGGCGTCAGTACGAACCGTGCGACACCGCGGGCACCGAAACCGGTGCCGGCTATACCGAGGCATCGTTCAACTTCGATGTGGCGGTTCGCCTCTCCCAGGTTCTGCGCGCCCTTGGAGCCACGGTGGTTCTCACAAGAAGCGACAACAACGGCGTCGGACCCTGCGTGAACCAGCGCGCGGCGATCATCAACGCGGCCCGGGCTGACGCCTCGTTGGACATCCACGCCGACGGCGGCCCCGTCTCTGGACGCGGCTTCACAATTCTCGAGCCCGTCGCCGATGGGCCGAACAACGCCGTCACCAATGCGTCAGCCCACCTCGCCGGCGAAGTGCGTGACCTGTTCGAAGCGGTCGGGAACGAACCGGTCAGCGACTACTACGGTGTCGGCGGTCTCGAGCCCCGTAACGATCTTGCCGCCTTGAACCTGACCACGGTTCCGAAGGCCTTCATCGAGTGCGCCAATATGAGCAACCCGACGGACTCGGCCAACGTTGCGAGCCCCAACTGGCGGCAGGGCGCCGCCGCCGCACTGGCCGAAGGTCTCTCCCGGTTCTTGATTGGCTTCGCCTAG
- a CDS encoding SIMPL domain-containing protein (The SIMPL domain is named for its presence in mouse protein SIMPL (signalling molecule that associates with mouse pelle-like kinase). Bacterial member BP26, from Brucella, was shown to assemble into a channel-like structure, while YggE from E. coli has been associated with resistance to oxidative stress.) yields the protein MNQTRTVTALLAFGAACLGITACGGPTHNSGSGRQPATPNQVVLAATHDSAVSSPGSAGTITTVGTGTVTGAPDTLTIGIGVSTTAPHAASALSQNNDIAGKVQQALAHDGVAAKDIQTTGLSLGQAYPESDGYQASDEVTATIHDISKAGTIIDDALAPAGDAGRLEMVNFSLSSSDPYMASARQSAVASAKVEAEQLAAAAGAHLGALISITDQQSPTYPQTYGVALGTASGGRPGAAMPAVPLQAGSQQVTVSVTTVWAIAP from the coding sequence ATGAACCAAACTCGAACCGTCACAGCTCTATTGGCGTTCGGTGCCGCGTGCCTGGGGATCACTGCGTGCGGCGGACCGACCCATAACTCAGGATCCGGCCGGCAACCCGCGACGCCTAACCAAGTGGTACTCGCTGCTACCCACGACTCGGCCGTCAGCTCGCCGGGGTCGGCCGGCACGATCACGACCGTCGGCACGGGGACCGTGACCGGCGCGCCCGACACCTTGACGATCGGTATCGGCGTCTCAACTACCGCACCCCACGCCGCGAGCGCTCTTTCTCAGAACAACGACATCGCAGGCAAGGTACAACAAGCTCTTGCGCACGACGGCGTCGCCGCGAAAGACATCCAGACCACTGGCCTGTCGCTCGGACAGGCCTACCCGGAAAGCGACGGCTACCAGGCGTCCGACGAGGTCACCGCGACGATCCACGACATCAGCAAGGCGGGAACGATCATCGACGACGCGCTCGCGCCTGCGGGAGACGCCGGGCGCTTGGAGATGGTGAACTTCTCGTTGTCGAGCAGCGATCCGTACATGGCGTCCGCACGGCAGTCGGCGGTGGCTTCCGCGAAGGTGGAGGCCGAGCAGCTCGCCGCGGCGGCGGGAGCCCACCTCGGCGCTCTGATCTCGATCACCGACCAGCAGTCACCTACCTACCCGCAAACGTACGGGGTCGCACTCGGCACTGCATCGGGAGGGCGGCCAGGGGCGGCGATGCCGGCTGTTCCCCTGCAAGCCGGGTCGCAGCAGGTCACCGTGAGCGTCACGACTGTCTGGGCCATCGCTCCCTGA
- a CDS encoding adenylate/guanylate cyclase domain-containing protein: MDPDMSESAREVGAATLESLRRKLARQAASLIRRDPEAAGVALELGLVDRTWLDNPGKVPITTSGPYEVLERFWERAVEQRPSRFSSLGLGAAQLLAGRLAPPSGRAESLAVVFTDLEGFTSYTAEFGDAAALELLKEHHRVAGPVIRQEGGRIVKRIGDGLLCTFSSPQGGLRAAVRLIGTAPAPLRLRAGVHVGEAIVSSDDVIGHAVNVAARVAETARGGSVVATQEAIDAAGPTRGVQIRGKPRARRFKGIAERVVTMELEPKIS; this comes from the coding sequence GTGGACCCAGACATGAGCGAGTCGGCGCGCGAAGTCGGCGCGGCGACTCTCGAGTCATTACGGCGGAAGCTTGCGCGCCAGGCGGCGTCGCTGATACGGCGTGATCCCGAGGCGGCCGGTGTCGCCCTCGAGCTCGGACTGGTAGATCGCACCTGGCTGGACAATCCGGGAAAGGTACCGATCACGACATCCGGTCCCTACGAAGTGCTCGAACGATTCTGGGAGCGGGCAGTCGAGCAGAGGCCGTCACGATTTTCGTCGCTCGGGCTCGGGGCGGCCCAGCTCCTCGCGGGCCGGCTGGCGCCGCCGTCCGGACGTGCGGAATCCCTGGCCGTCGTGTTCACCGACTTGGAGGGCTTCACGTCCTACACCGCTGAGTTCGGAGACGCGGCGGCCCTCGAGCTTCTGAAGGAGCACCACCGCGTTGCCGGACCCGTTATTCGCCAGGAGGGAGGCCGGATCGTCAAACGGATAGGCGACGGGCTCTTGTGCACCTTCAGCAGTCCGCAAGGCGGTCTCCGGGCGGCGGTGCGACTCATCGGGACCGCGCCCGCTCCGTTGCGGTTGCGCGCCGGCGTCCACGTTGGGGAGGCGATCGTCTCGAGCGACGACGTGATCGGTCATGCGGTGAACGTCGCCGCGCGGGTGGCGGAGACGGCTCGCGGCGGAAGTGTGGTGGCGACCCAGGAAGCGATCGATGCTGCGGGACCCACCCGGGGGGTCCAAATAAGGGGCAAGCCGCGGGCGAGGCGCTTCAAAGGGATCGCAGAAAGAGTGGTGACTATGGAGTTGGAACCGAAAATCAGTTAG
- a CDS encoding MFS transporter, giving the protein MALGMKDGGSRWGPVIGLALVASANQMLWLNFTPITTGTATSLGVSKSAIGWLSEIFPLLYVLFAIPVGRALDRWFRPALLAGGGVTAIGALVRTVDHRYAVILAGQMLIALGQPAILNAITGTASRYLATDDRPLGIAVGSAGTFVGFVAAFLLGLGFGASGLGRILNISAAYSVVAFVVLGVTLYGPVREIAPRSDLEVSSRALRELWDDKVLRTLAGLVFVGFGAFIAFSTWAETLLKPAGVSSRTTDTLLTIMVVAGVAGCAVIPPLVATKGLQAAVLLASAGTAVFSCLLLAITPGVAAGAVALPLLGLLLLPDLPIILELAERRAGPSAGAVTAILWMAGNAGGIVVALVVQGLQSQPAWAFVAIAATGALAIPLAMALGRQLRGESRAVPRPVS; this is encoded by the coding sequence GTGGCGCTGGGGATGAAAGACGGCGGGAGCCGGTGGGGCCCGGTCATCGGCCTCGCGCTGGTCGCATCGGCCAACCAGATGCTCTGGCTCAACTTCACCCCTATCACGACCGGGACGGCGACCTCCTTGGGGGTGTCGAAGTCGGCCATCGGGTGGCTGTCAGAGATCTTTCCGTTGCTGTACGTCTTGTTCGCCATACCGGTCGGCAGGGCGCTGGATAGGTGGTTCCGACCGGCCCTGCTGGCCGGGGGAGGAGTGACCGCGATCGGCGCTCTGGTTCGCACGGTGGACCACCGTTACGCCGTCATCTTGGCGGGCCAGATGCTCATCGCCCTGGGTCAGCCCGCCATCCTGAATGCGATAACCGGGACGGCTTCGAGGTATCTCGCCACCGATGACCGTCCACTCGGAATCGCAGTCGGATCCGCCGGGACGTTCGTCGGTTTCGTCGCAGCGTTCCTGCTGGGCCTCGGTTTTGGAGCCTCGGGGCTCGGCCGGATCCTGAATATCAGCGCCGCCTACTCGGTCGTCGCGTTCGTCGTGCTCGGGGTCACGCTCTACGGTCCGGTTCGGGAGATCGCGCCGCGGAGCGACCTCGAAGTGTCCTCACGGGCGTTGCGAGAACTGTGGGACGACAAGGTCCTGAGAACGCTCGCGGGGCTGGTGTTCGTCGGATTCGGGGCGTTCATCGCCTTCTCCACCTGGGCGGAGACCCTGTTGAAGCCGGCCGGAGTTTCGTCGAGGACAACGGACACGCTTCTTACGATCATGGTCGTCGCAGGGGTCGCCGGTTGTGCTGTCATACCTCCGCTGGTTGCAACCAAGGGACTTCAAGCCGCCGTTTTGCTCGCATCCGCCGGGACCGCAGTCTTCTCGTGCCTTCTTCTCGCGATAACCCCAGGAGTGGCGGCGGGCGCAGTGGCGCTGCCCTTGCTGGGTCTTCTTCTGCTTCCGGACCTGCCCATAATCCTCGAGCTCGCGGAGCGCCGGGCAGGCCCCTCGGCCGGGGCGGTCACGGCAATCCTCTGGATGGCAGGAAACGCAGGCGGCATCGTCGTCGCCCTGGTCGTTCAGGGCCTGCAGAGTCAACCTGCGTGGGCGTTCGTGGCGATTGCTGCGACCGGTGCTCTCGCGATCCCGTTGGCCATGGCGCTCGGGAGGCAGCTTCGCGGCGAATCACGGGCCGTCCCCAGACCCGTTAGTTGA
- a CDS encoding RNA polymerase sigma factor translates to MPIETGEERVADDPAVETSHTVAAAQGGDRSALESLLRDHYDKVFAVCHRLVGNDADAADAAQEAMISVVRGLDRFDGRSSFSTWAYRIAYNASVDLLRRRSRRAASSIDEPGQPFDHPTMDSVGSVDDKLDISLALQGLPVDFRGPVVLRDLCGLDYAEIGEVLKLPPGTVRSRIARGRGMLADSIKPARSEK, encoded by the coding sequence TTGCCCATCGAAACGGGGGAGGAAAGAGTCGCCGACGACCCGGCGGTTGAGACTTCCCACACGGTCGCGGCCGCCCAAGGCGGTGATCGTTCCGCCCTGGAGTCGCTCCTGCGCGATCACTACGACAAGGTCTTCGCGGTGTGTCATCGGCTGGTCGGAAACGACGCTGACGCTGCCGACGCCGCACAGGAAGCAATGATCTCGGTGGTCCGAGGACTGGATCGCTTCGATGGCCGCTCGAGCTTCTCGACCTGGGCCTACAGGATCGCTTACAACGCATCCGTCGATCTCTTGCGCCGGCGCTCCCGCCGGGCCGCATCCTCCATCGATGAACCCGGGCAGCCGTTCGACCATCCAACGATGGATTCGGTCGGTTCGGTAGACGACAAGCTGGATATCAGCCTGGCGCTTCAGGGTCTCCCCGTTGACTTTCGCGGTCCGGTCGTCCTGCGTGACCTGTGCGGGCTCGACTACGCCGAGATCGGCGAGGTGCTGAAGCTTCCCCCGGGAACCGTACGGTCAAGGATCGCCCGGGGTCGGGGAATGCTCGCGGATTCGATCAAGCCGGCGAGGAGCGAGAAGTGA